One Drosophila willistoni isolate 14030-0811.24 chromosome 2R unlocalized genomic scaffold, UCI_dwil_1.1 Seg167, whole genome shotgun sequence DNA segment encodes these proteins:
- the LOC6642381 gene encoding uncharacterized protein LOC6642381 has protein sequence MALDSLNEEKADPQWSSLQQKFPSNNGNEYREEIPDRLWSLWGSPLYDSEPKTETDCPLPNSATVPPGRLLARCVVACCVSNIVSLDEWNSQLLDRIMLYGSQYHDISCSALQRDKGEAELSLENLYTACILDKCAFWVYTEKVLCGKLYSKRKSLGSALSAFFNQHQRTGIVQLKDRTLAFGFMPECSSRGAYFMFNCQGKDHGTQGAPYLLRMRQLQKLLHCLLVALNERGRNVDFKIYKVWCVPRS, from the coding sequence atggCCTTGGATTCCCTTAATGAAGAGAAAGCAGATCCACAATGGAGCTCGCTTCAACAAAAGTTTCCCTCGAACAATGGCAATGAATATCGCGAGGAAATACCAGATCGCCTGTGGTCTCTGTGGGGTAGTCCACTTTACGATTCCGAGccaaaaactgaaactgacTGCCCATTGCCAAATTCAGCAACTGTTCCGCCTGGTCGTTTGCTAGCCCGCTGTGTGGTTGCCTGCTGTGTCAGTAACATTGTCTCCCTGGACGAATGGAATTCCCAGCTGTTGGATCGCATTATGCTCTATGGCAGTCAATACCATGATATCAGTTGCTCGGCACTGCAACGGGATAAGGGCGAGGCTGAGCTATCATTGGAAAATCTATATACAGCCTGTATTTTGGACAAGTGTGCATTTTGGGTCTACACCGAGAAGGTTTTGTGTGGCAAATTGTATAGCAAACGCAAGAGTCTTGGATCTGCCCTCTCAGCTTTCTTCAATCAACATCAACGAACGGGCATTGTGCAGCTTAAAGATCGCACTTTGGCCTTTGGCTTTATGCCGGAGTGTTCGTCGAGAGGGGCATACTTTATGTTCAATTGTCAGGGCAAAGATCATGGCACACAAGGTGCACCGTATTTACTTCGAATGCGACAattgcaaaaacttttgcattgCCTTCTCGTAGCCCTTAATGAGCGTGGTCGAAATGTGgactttaaaatatataaagtcTGGTGTGTACCAAGAAGTTAA